Below is a genomic region from Rouxiella chamberiensis.
TCTCGCCGGGACAGTTTGTCGCGGTAGTGGGTCGCAGCGGATGTGGCAAAAGCACCTTGCTGCGCCTGCTGGCGGGTCTGGAACAAAGCACGCAGGGAGACTTGCTGAGCGGCAATGCCCCGCTGAGTCAGGTGAGAGAGGATACGCGACTGATGTTTCAGGACGACCGTCTGTTGCCGTGGAAAAAGGTGATTGATAACGTCGGACTGGGATTAAAGGGCAAATGGCGCGACGCGGCGCTGGCGGCACTGGAAGAGGTCGGACTTGCGGATCGCGCCAACGAGTGGCCTGCCGCGCTGTCCGGCGGACAAAAACAGCGTGTGGCGCTGGCTCGCGCCCTGATTCACCGCCCTCGCCTTCTGTTGCTCGATGAACCGCTGGGCGCACTGGATGCGCTGACCCGTATCGAGATGCAGAGCCTTATCGAGCGCCTGTGGCAGCAGCACGGCTTTACGGTATTGCTGGTCACGCACGATGTCAGCGAAGCGGTCACCGTGGCCGATCGGGTTATCCTGATTGAACAGGGTGAAATCGGGCTGGATCTCACCGTGGATCTGCCCCGCCCGCGCCGTCGCGGTTCCGTGCGGCTTGCCGAACTTGAGGAACAGGTTCTGGATCGCGTACTTCGCCCGCAGGCGACCCGCGCAGAAGCGAAACGCGCACAGGTATAGTGCCGTTTTCGCGGCAATAAAAAAGGGCGACATCACTGTCGCCCTTTTTGCGTTTCAGCCTTTTACTCAGGCATCCAGCGCTCTGGTGATTTTCTCATACAGGTCACCCGACAGATTCTCCAGCCCTTTCAGCTTGAGCAGCGCCTGACGCATCAGGCCCTGACGGTTTTCGTCATAGCGTTTCAGACGAATCAGCGGCTCTATCATGCGCGCGGCCACCTGCGGATTGCGGGTGTTGAGGTCGGTCAGCATCTCGACCAGGAACGCGTAACCGCTTCCGTCGGCGGCGTGGAAGGCAGAAGGATTGCCCTGCGCAAACGCGCCAATCAGCGAGCGAATGCGGTTCGGGTTGCCCATGCTGAAAGAGCGATGCGACAGCAAGGTGCGCACCTGCGACAGCACGTCGGCCGCCGGACTGGTGGATTGCAGCATGAACCATTTGTCCATGACCAATCCGTCCTGATGCCAGCGCTCGTCGAAGGCGCTCAGCAGAGCGTCGCGGACCGGCAGGTTTGCCGCCACCGCCGCAGACATCGCGGCCAGTGAATCGGTCATGTTGTCGGCCTGCTCGAACTGCGAGCCGACCAGCTTGTTCGCCTGCGTTGCGTCGGCAAAGGCCAGATAA
It encodes:
- the ssuB gene encoding aliphatic sulfonates ABC transporter ATP-binding protein → MSEPTRIPQGTPVSLAGIVKKYGERTVLKDINLRISPGQFVAVVGRSGCGKSTLLRLLAGLEQSTQGDLLSGNAPLSQVREDTRLMFQDDRLLPWKKVIDNVGLGLKGKWRDAALAALEEVGLADRANEWPAALSGGQKQRVALARALIHRPRLLLLDEPLGALDALTRIEMQSLIERLWQQHGFTVLLVTHDVSEAVTVADRVILIEQGEIGLDLTVDLPRPRRRGSVRLAELEEQVLDRVLRPQATRAEAKRAQV